DNA sequence from the Cohnella herbarum genome:
TTTTGTGTTTGCGAATTTGGCGTTCGAGTTTGTCCACTACAAAGTCAATCGATGCGTACATGTCCTCGCGTTTCTCCTCCGCCCGCAATAGCGCTCCTGGAAGAGGGATCGTAACCTCGATGGCTTGTTGGCCTTTCGTAACGCTTAGGGTTACATTTACATCAGATTGGGGAGGTGCTTCAAAATATCGCTCCAGTCGACTCAGCTTCTTCTCCACATACTCTCGAAGAGCATCTGTCACTTCCAAACGCTGACCACGAATGTTGTATTTCATGGGGCACTCCTCCTTTGCATGACTCTATGATAACACACACTGGGCTGACGTTTCAAAACATTCCAAAAATAAATTTGAATTATCAGAATATTTGACTAAATTGTTACGATGGTGGAGCTTTAAAATAAAAAACCCTGGATTTCTCCAGGGCACGTGGCAAACATTGCTACATGTAATCCACATCTTGTATGATTGTTCGACGCGGATGCGCCGGAATGATTACACTCTAGTAACGTTAGCTGCTTGAGGGCCTCTAGCTCCTTGAACGATATCGAATTCAACCGTTTGGCCTTCTTCAAGAGCTTTGTAACCGTCCATTTGAATAGCGGAGAAGTGAACGAACACGTCGCCACCTTGCTCTGTTTCAATGAAGCCGTAACCTTTTTCCGCGTTAAACCATTTAACTTTACCTTGCATGTGTTAAACATTCCCTTCATATTCAAATGACGTTAGACGTAAGCATTTATGCCTAGCCCACATTTCGAATATAACATCAGGTAAAGATTGGTGTCAATGATTTTTTGTAAGCGGATACAGAGTGTGCTCGTAAACGATTATTTATCCTCGTAAGACTTCTTTAATCGCATATATGACATCTTGTACGTCATCGTCAGTCATTCCCGGAAAAAGCGGTAGACACATCGCTTCCTCGTAATATGCTTCGGCGTGTAAGCATTGTTTCTGCTCATATCCGAGATCCCTATAATACGGTTGATTATAGACGGGAATATAATGAACATGAACCCCGATATTGCGACTACGCAGCTCCTCAAAAGCTTTCGCTCGATCCGTTCCTTGATTCCACCTGATGACATATAAATGCCAACTAGACTCCGCTGCAGGATGTTGATACGGAATCGTAATACCTTCGTTTTCCGAGAATGCTTGATTGTATTGTGCAGCAATTTCTCTACGTCGTGCAACGAAACGATCGAGCTTGTCCATCTGAGAAACGCCTAGCGCAGCTTGGATATCCGTCATTCTGTAGTTGTAGCCTAAAGTTTGCATTTCATAGTACCAGGGTCCGTCATTACGCTCCATCTGCTCAGGTTCTTTCGTAACCCCATGACTGCGGAACATCAATAACCGATTCCTATACTCTTCGCTATTCGTTGCAATGACGCCTCCTTCACCCGTAGTGATATGCTTAACGGGATGAAAGCTAAACATCGTCATGTCCGCTAGTGATCCGACTTTTCGACCTCCGAAAGAGGCTCCAATCGAATGCGCGGCATCTTGTATGAGCACCAAGCCGTGATCATGCGCAAGCATTGACAATCGGTCTGTTTCCGCCGGTTGCCCGCTAAAATCCACAGCTATGATTGCTTTAGTTTTAGGGGTGATTTTACGGGCGACCTCATCCGGATCAATATTATAAGTGTCAGGACGGATATCCGCGAATATCGGAGTTCCGCCGGAATACAACACGCAGTTACTACTTGCCACGAATGTGATCGGCGTTGTAATAACCTCATCCCCGGGCGCGATTCCCGCCGCGAAACAAGCCCCGTGTAATGCCGCTGTTCCATTACAGAAGGCTACGACATATTTCGCCCCAACGTGTTCCGCTATTTTACGTTCAAACCGCTCAATAGAAGGGCCTTGCGTAATGAAGTCACTTCTTAAAACGTTAACGACGGCTTGGATGTCATCCTCATCAATGGATTGCTTGCCGTAGGGAAGAAAAGACGTTCTTTTCGGACGGTGATGGCAGTGCAACAGTTTTACCACCTCTCTAGTATCGTAGAATCACTTTAAGGCTATAACTTCATTTAATATATTAGTTAATTTGAGATATCCATTGGTATTCAAGTGATCGTAGTCGGCAAAGTAATTGTAATTAAAGTCAGAGCTATCATATAAATCGATCATTTGAAAATCAAACTGCTGCTGAATTCCCCAAACTATATTCTTAAACTCATCCGCTTTTTTATCACCAAATCCAATTCGGTACTCCTTAAGCTGAGGACTGATAATAACTATAGGTTTTATCTCATTTTCACTAAGTAAAGATAAATACTTAGAAAGTATTTCGATGTTTTCCTCTACGGTTTCCTTATAACTCCTATTTGAATGTCTACGACCAAGTTCTTCCCTAGCTATCTCTAAATTTTGACCAACTCTAAAACAAGAAGTATCATCGACTTCCTTCAACTGAAACAAAGATTTTAACTCATGAATTTCACGCATAAAGGTTTCACAATGTTGGTCTGCTAATATAAATCTATCTAAAGAATGTTCTTTAATTTTATCTCGAATCAAATTCAATCTGCTGTATAAACCAACTAATGATCTCGATGGTTGGTTTATAAAATTACTTTTGAATAAATCATAATCAAAGCTATAGTAGGCCAAACCGATAACTGCCGTCTTTGGTTTGAAATTATATTCTTTACAACGGTCCAGATAAGATTCCAGCCAACAGTAATCCATGAACAAATCTTGAGAAGGTGCAGCAAGATTTGCTGCGGGTTGTGCTAACTGATGGCTCAAGATTCCCTTAGCATACGAAAGTCCAGTAATTGTTGTTTTATAGAGTTCTTCGGGTATATTGTTATGCATTACAAAATCAACAGCCGGAAGAATCTTAAATTCCTCTACACCGAGCGTTACTAGCTGCTTACTTATCTCGGAAAAAGCTGAACTAGCAACTAGAATATAATCATAATCTAGTTGAACAGCATGAAGCGGAGGAAGTACCTTCATGCCTTTATACAATTGTCCCGCCTGATAACTATCAGTATAAGCAACGATAATAACATCTTCCTTAAGATGATGAAGCACACGATTGCATCCACTTCCGATGCCATAAATAATAACTTTTTTCATATCTTTCTTTAGACCTCATCGAGAAATAAAAAGCATATCCGTTTCTACTAAATCAGATTGGTCATACGAATCCAATCTTCCGTTCTTCGAATTCCCTCTTCCAATGTGACTTCCGGATTCCAACCAAGAAGGTGATTCGCTTTTTCATAGCTACATAGAAGCTTTTGGATCTCGCTTTGCGGGTGAATATGCTCAATATGAGCAATTCGGGCTTTATCCCCGACGATGAGCTCCGCTAGATCATTAATTGTAATGTCGCGACCTAAACCCGCATTCACGATCTCACCGTTGACTTGATCGGAATACCCCGCTTCTACGACGAAACGCGCGCAATCTTCCACATACAGCAAATCCCGGGTTTGCTTACCCTCGCCATAAATATTGAGAGTTTTGCCCGCCAGCTTGTTTTTGATGAAAATCGCGACTACCCCGCCCTCCCCGCCCGTCTTCTGGAACGGACCGTAGGTGTTGAAAGGCCGGATGACGACCGTCGGAAGCCCATAAGCGTAATAATAGGATAGCACCATGTTCTCTGCGGCAATCTTAGCGCCTGCGTAAGGAGAAGCAGGTTTAATCGGATGAGCTTCGGTAATGCCCGTATCATCGTTGCAACGGTCATAAACCATGCATGTGCTCATGAAGACGACTTTGACTCGATGCTTGCGACATTGCTCAAGAATATAGAACGTGCCGATCGTATCGTTATTAAAGGTCGTACGGGGATTATCGATTGAATCCTGTACGTTGATTGACGCGCCTAGGTGATAACATATATCGAACGAATTCGTAGCAAATAGATCAGCTAATAAAGTCTCGTCCAGCAATGAACCATGTACGAAGGATTTAAGACCGGGATGGCTACTGAACTCTTCGATATTTACTTCGCGTCCGTTGGATAGATCATCAAGTATCCAGACGGCATGCCCATCGTCTAGCAACCTCTTGACAACCCATCTTCCGATAAATCCGGCTCCGCCGGTGAGTAGGATGTTCATTAGCTAACCAACCTTTCGAACTCTCATTTAGAATATATCAAATATATAGAAACACTTGTTCTAAATCGTGCCGTTATCTACATGTATAACCGTTCCCGTTATTGAACGCGACTTCTCCGAAAGCAAGAACAATACCGTATTTGCTACGCTTTCCACGTCCGTATCTCTTTTCAACGAAGTTCTTTTGTAAATACGATCCTTCTGTTCTGAAGTTAAAGAAGCGCTCATAGCCGTTTCCATGAATCCCGGAACTACGCAGTTGGATCGTATCCCCTTGCTGCCCCATTCCCTAGCAACATTAAGCGAAAATGCTTCTATTGCACCTTTGCTAGCCGCATACATGCTCAATCCCTTGTATCCCGTATGCGCGCTTACAGACGAGATATGTACGATAGACCCTTCAACGTGATTTAGCAGCATATCTCTTATTGCATACTTAGTTAGATTCATTGCGGAGAATACATTAACGTGAAACATTTTCTCCAATTGCTCCAAGTTCAGGTTGGAAACGATATCATCGTAAGCCGATGCCGAATTATTCACCAGTCCGTATATCGGTCCTATTTTGCGGATTTGCTGCATATACAACTGTTTGATTCCACTCGAGTCAGACAGATCGAAGGCTAGGCGTTTATATCTTTCGGGGTATTCTTCCATAAGCTTCTCGGACAGGTCCCCTGCCGATCGGCTGATCCCTATCACTCCATAGTCTGTTTCCGAGAGGATTTGGCTAACGGTCTTTTCCCCGAGCCCCTTGGAATCCCCCGTAACTATAATCCACTTCATTTTCTAGCCTTCTTTCCCGTTCTGGTAGTCAAAATTTCTTCCACGAACGTAATGATCCGAGGCACTTTCCATTCCTGCAATTGTAGCGATGCTGCCTGTTTGATCGTTTTTTTGAGATCTTTCTCTTCAAGACCATGTTCTTTCACGATATCCGCTACAAGAATCATGCCTGTTACGCTGTTTTCTTTGCCTTTCACCAGCGCTTCAACAACGCCCGGAACCTTCATCAATATGTTCTCGACTTCTATCGGATTTACTTTGTAACCGCCGACGTTAATAAGATCCGATTGACGCGATAGAAACTTGAAACTAAATCTATCAAGTTGCTCCACAAGGTCACCCGTATTAAACCATTCACCGTCCAATACCAAAGACTCTGATGCTCCCAACAGTGCCCGATGAATGAATAATTGGTTTTCTCTTATAGTTACAAAGGGACGAATCGATTCCGAGATATAGAATATATTGCCTCTAGCGACAAACAAGCTCCCCGCTTCCGTAGATGCATATATATTTCTAATTACAGCCCGAGGAAAGATTTGCTTGAATGCGCTCTCTAGAGCCGAATCATATTTTTCACCGCCGAATGCTATACTTCCTACGCTGGGATAGACTTGGTTATGAAAATAATGTATAGCATTTCTATAAAACGTAGCCGTGGCCGAAATATGCGTAATTGAGTACTTCTCTAATAACTGAGGATAGTTCTTGGGTTGCTCGTCAAAAAAATAAATCATCGTATTGCCGTTGAGCAGAGATTGGAAAAACACTTGCAATCCAGCCATATGGGTTGGGTTATAAGCAAACGCCCAGATAGCCCCATCAAACTTATCATTTACTTTAATATTCCTAGTTAACGTATTGAAGGTATGGCTTACCTTCTTTGGTCGACCGCTTGTACCAGAGGTATATAAGGTCAAAGTCCACTTTTTATTTTGTTTTATCCGATGGAACAAATCGTTCCTATCCATAACTCTAAGCTGGAGATCCACTTCAACAGTGACTGATAACATTGCCTTCTCTATACCGATGTTTTCGAGCTCTTGTTCTGAGAAGTCTCCATCCAGTAGTTCAAGGGAATAATCGTATACCAGGCTATGGATGATCGATAAGAATATATCATACGGCTCGTTATGTTCGATGTATAAGTAAGGGCTACAATGTCGTTTACTATTCAAATCCTCAA
Encoded proteins:
- the pseC gene encoding UDP-4-amino-4,6-dideoxy-N-acetyl-beta-L-altrosamine transaminase, which translates into the protein MVKLLHCHHRPKRTSFLPYGKQSIDEDDIQAVVNVLRSDFITQGPSIERFERKIAEHVGAKYVVAFCNGTAALHGACFAAGIAPGDEVITTPITFVASSNCVLYSGGTPIFADIRPDTYNIDPDEVARKITPKTKAIIAVDFSGQPAETDRLSMLAHDHGLVLIQDAAHSIGASFGGRKVGSLADMTMFSFHPVKHITTGEGGVIATNSEEYRNRLLMFRSHGVTKEPEQMERNDGPWYYEMQTLGYNYRMTDIQAALGVSQMDKLDRFVARRREIAAQYNQAFSENEGITIPYQHPAAESSWHLYVIRWNQGTDRAKAFEELRSRNIGVHVHYIPVYNQPYYRDLGYEQKQCLHAEAYYEEAMCLPLFPGMTDDDVQDVIYAIKEVLRG
- a CDS encoding ANL family adenylate-forming protein produces the protein MESIFLVHGEHQYTFNKLIEDLNSKRHCSPYLYIEHNEPYDIFLSIIHSLVYDYSLELLDGDFSEQELENIGIEKAMLSVTVEVDLQLRVMDRNDLFHRIKQNKKWTLTLYTSGTSGRPKKVSHTFNTLTRNIKVNDKFDGAIWAFAYNPTHMAGLQVFFQSLLNGNTMIYFFDEQPKNYPQLLEKYSITHISATATFYRNAIHYFHNQVYPSVGSIAFGGEKYDSALESAFKQIFPRAVIRNIYASTEAGSLFVARGNIFYISESIRPFVTIRENQLFIHRALLGASESLVLDGEWFNTGDLVEQLDRFSFKFLSRQSDLINVGGYKVNPIEVENILMKVPGVVEALVKGKENSVTGMILVADIVKEHGLEEKDLKKTIKQAASLQLQEWKVPRIITFVEEILTTRTGKKARK
- a CDS encoding dTDP-glucose 4,6-dehydratase, yielding MNILLTGGAGFIGRWVVKRLLDDGHAVWILDDLSNGREVNIEEFSSHPGLKSFVHGSLLDETLLADLFATNSFDICYHLGASINVQDSIDNPRTTFNNDTIGTFYILEQCRKHRVKVVFMSTCMVYDRCNDDTGITEAHPIKPASPYAGAKIAAENMVLSYYYAYGLPTVVIRPFNTYGPFQKTGGEGGVVAIFIKNKLAGKTLNIYGEGKQTRDLLYVEDCARFVVEAGYSDQVNGEIVNAGLGRDITINDLAELIVGDKARIAHIEHIHPQSEIQKLLCSYEKANHLLGWNPEVTLEEGIRRTEDWIRMTNLI
- a CDS encoding nucleoside-diphosphate sugar epimerase/dehydratase; protein product: MKKVIIYGIGSGCNRVLHHLKEDVIIVAYTDSYQAGQLYKGMKVLPPLHAVQLDYDYILVASSAFSEISKQLVTLGVEEFKILPAVDFVMHNNIPEELYKTTITGLSYAKGILSHQLAQPAANLAAPSQDLFMDYCWLESYLDRCKEYNFKPKTAVIGLAYYSFDYDLFKSNFINQPSRSLVGLYSRLNLIRDKIKEHSLDRFILADQHCETFMREIHELKSLFQLKEVDDTSCFRVGQNLEIAREELGRRHSNRSYKETVEENIEILSKYLSLLSENEIKPIVIISPQLKEYRIGFGDKKADEFKNIVWGIQQQFDFQMIDLYDSSDFNYNYFADYDHLNTNGYLKLTNILNEVIALK
- a CDS encoding SDR family NAD(P)-dependent oxidoreductase; this encodes MKWIIVTGDSKGLGEKTVSQILSETDYGVIGISRSAGDLSEKLMEEYPERYKRLAFDLSDSSGIKQLYMQQIRKIGPIYGLVNNSASAYDDIVSNLNLEQLEKMFHVNVFSAMNLTKYAIRDMLLNHVEGSIVHISSVSAHTGYKGLSMYAASKGAIEAFSLNVAREWGSKGIRSNCVVPGFMETAMSASLTSEQKDRIYKRTSLKRDTDVESVANTVLFLLSEKSRSITGTVIHVDNGTI
- a CDS encoding cold shock domain-containing protein, producing MQGKVKWFNAEKGYGFIETEQGGDVFVHFSAIQMDGYKALEEGQTVEFDIVQGARGPQAANVTRV